The Brassica oleracea var. oleracea cultivar TO1000 chromosome C6, BOL, whole genome shotgun sequence genome includes a region encoding these proteins:
- the LOC106299049 gene encoding ubiquitin-like protein ATG12A — translation MAETESPSSVRKVVVHLRATGGAPILKQSKFKIPGTDKFAKVIDFLRRQLHSDSLFVYVNSAFSPNPDESVNDLYKNFGFDGKLVVNYAFSMAWG, via the exons ATGGCGGAGACAGAGTCACCGAGCTCTGTTCGTAAAG TTGTTGTTCATCTGAGAGCTACTGGAGGCGCTCCTATTCTCAAACAATCTAAATTCAAG ATCCCAGGAACTGATAAATTTGCTAAAGTGATTGACTTTTTAAGAAGACAGCTTCATTCTGACTCATTG TTTGTCTATGTGAACAGTGCTTTCTCGCCAAATCCTGATGAATCAGTAAACGATCTATACAAG AACTTTGGCTTTGATGGTAAACTGGTGGTTAACTATGCGTTTTCAATGGCGTGGGGATAA
- the LOC106297384 gene encoding leucine-rich repeat extensin-like protein 3: protein MGSLILHILILALSFTIHCFLLVKSQEPPLFTQSPPPPPPPPPPPPPPPPPPPLDNVTDIPAPSPVSDSIAPLSSPPPHPPPRRSPKSEPFPPPPEPRRFGGSPEKHKRGGLNKGETVGLVFVGLIAMLQVLVVVFLVLKRRQFIRQKETQ from the coding sequence ATGGGTTCCTTGATTCTTCACATTTTGATTCTCGCCTTATCTTTCACCATCCATTGTTTCCTCCTCGTCAAATCACAAGAACCGCCTCTCTTTACACAATCTCCTCCACCGCCGCCTCCGCCTCCACCACCGCCGCCACCACCACCACCGCCGCCTCCACTTGACAATGTGACAGACATTCCTGCTCCTTCTCCAGTCTCGGATTCAATTGCGCCTCTATCTTCGCCACCACCTCATCCTCCACCGCGGCGGAGTCCAAAGTCAGAACCTTTTCCACCGCCTCCTGAGCCACGGCGGTTTGGGGGGTCTCCGGAGAAGCATAAGAGAGGTGGATTAAACAAAGGGGAGACTGTGGGACTGGTCTTTGTTGGGTTAATAGCAATGTTGCAGGTGTTGGTTGTTGTCTTCTTGGTTCTCAAGAGAAGGCAATTTATCAGACAGAAAGAAACTCAATGA
- the LOC106298336 gene encoding uncharacterized protein LOC106298336: MDPWDNNTIDHQYRRRDHRHPSFSSTLLDQIYRSTDDSSDVSMRKKQNRAASLDENRVCLEKILLNRRKTADDFVRSRNPNTVTVEPVFFKHSSSSSSDSSGFSSSESDSFYRRTHSSRSPPEIHHHPKPIRTAVERPNNNNNNKVKSKALKMYSDLKKVKQPISPGGRLATFLNSLFTGNTKKPNKTVSTATSSHTTCSSASSFSRSCLSKTTSSSEKSKRSVRFGPVNVILDENSARHHRSLDTRESRVMEENRRVIEAAKELIRTYQKNKNVVNISVEEEDDDAASCASSDLFELDNLSSIGIERYREELPVYETTRLNTNRIISR; the protein is encoded by the coding sequence ATGGATCCTTGGGATAACAACACTATAGACCACCAGTACCGCCGCCGAGATCACCGCCATCCTTCCTTCTCCTCCACTCTCCTCGACCAAATCTACCGCTCCACCGACGACTCCTCCGACGTCTCCATGAGGAAGAAACAGAACCGCGCCGCCTCTCTCGACGAGAATCGCGTCTGCCTCGAGAAAATCCTCCTTAACCGCCGCAAAACCGCCGATGATTTCGTTAGATCCAGGAATCCGAACACCGTCACCGTCGAGCCAGTTTTCTTCAAGCATTCGAGCTCCAGCTCCTCCGACTCGAGCGGATTCTCCTCCTCCGAGTCCGATTCCTTCTACAGACGAACTCACTCCTCGCGTTCCCCGCCGGAGATTCACCATCATCCTAAGCCGATTCGAACCGCCGTCGAGAGACCTAACAACAATAATAATAATAAAGTGAAATCGAAGGCGTTGAAGATGTACAGCGATTTGAAGAAAGTGAAGCAGCCGATCTCTCCCGGCGGGCGTCTCGCCACGTTCCTCAACTCTCTCTTCACCGGAAACACAAAGAAACCTAATAAAACCGTTTCCACCGCCACGTCATCACACACCACTTGCTCGTCAGCGTCTTCCTTCTCCAGATCTTGTTTGAGCAAAACGACGTCGTCCAGCGAAAAATCGAAACGGTCTGTTCGTTTCGGCCCCGTCAACGTCATCCTCGACGAGAACTCCGCTCGTCATCATCGAAGCTTGGATACTCGTGAGAGCCGAGTTATGGAGGAGAATCGTCGCGTGATTGAAGCAGCCAAGGAGCTTATCAGAACTTACCAGAAGAATAAAAACGTCGTCAACATCTCCGTCGAGGAAGAAGACGATGATGCTGCGAGTTGCGCGAGCTCTGACCTGTTTGAATTGGATAATCTATCGTCGATAGGGATCGAAAGGTATCGCGAAGAGCTTCCCGTCTACGAAACAACTCGTTTGAACACGAATCGTATTATCTCCAGATGA